The Chryseobacterium shigense genome segment TCTGATACATGATAGTTTTTTAGAACGCTTCAAAGGTATAATAAAAACATACTAATTAGTATGTTTTTTGATAAAAAATTATCAAAGTGAATTAAAATAAGACTTAAGTCCCTTTAAATAAATAAGATACACATATTTTGAATTTTCCAGTTTACCCAAATTCCGCACTCCCCAATAGCCGGACATTACGAAAACAGCAATTTCTCTGGCATTCACATCAGCTTTTACCATGCCTTTTTTCTTTCCATTTTCAATACAAGCTATCATCGCATTTTCCCATTGCTTTGAAAGTTCGTTTAATGCTTTGGTAAAATCTACATTCCAGGGAGCCATTTCCTGTGTGAAATTGGAAGCGGGACAGCCATATTCAACCTTTAAAAAATCATTTTCCATTAAAATGCTGTACACCAGGTTATAAATATTTTCTAAAGGATCATTACTGTTTTGCAGGGGCTCAATGAAAGTACTCCTGAAATTGTTGATCAAAAGTTCATTAATAATAGCCAATCCCATTTCGTCCTTTGTTTTAAAATGATAATAAAAAGCTCCTTTTGTAACCTGTGTAGTTGCAATGATCTCATCTACACTTGTAGTTTGGTAACCTTTTGTATAGATCAATTCAAAGGCTTTCTGAAGAATATTCAATCGCGTGGCTTCTGATTTTTTCATTAAATGAACGGGATTTATTGCAAAGAAACGGAATTTCAAAACAACAAACTATTATTATTCTGATAATAAACTAGAATTTAAATAATTTTTATAATACAATTATTCAGCGGAAATTTGCATAGTCAATTCAACAAAATTACAACACAATGAATTATCAGAAAGAAATACAGGTCAATACAAAATCTGCCATGAAAAGCAAAGGGCTTCCGGCAGCATTATGGGCATTAACAATCAGTGCATTTGGAATAGGAACAACAGAATTTGTGATTGTAGGGCTTCTTCCTACTGTGGCAGGAGATCTTGGTATCAGTATTCCTTCCGCCGGGTTACTGGTAAGTTTATATGCTATTGGTGTAGCTATAGGTGCTCCCATACTAACGGCCTTAACCGGGAAAATTCCACGCAAAACATTACTTATTTCAATCATGGCTTTATTTGTGATAGGGAATGGGCTGGCTTCTGTTGCTCCGGGATTTATCACATTGGTTATGGCCAGAATCCTCACAGGATTTGCCCACGGAGTTTATTTTTCCATTGGTTCCACTATTGCAGCATCGCTGGTTCCGGAAGAGAAGAGAGCTACAGCCATTTCAATTATGTTTGCAGGACTTACCCTTGCCATTGTAACCGGAGTTCCTCTGGGAACTTTTATAGGTCAGCATTTCGGGTGGAGAGCAACTTTTATAGGTGTTTCCATTCTTGGAATCATAGGTTTACTGGCAAGTATGTTGCTGGTTCCCAAAAATCTTAAAAGTGAACAGACTGCTTCTTTGAAAAGCCTTCCGAAAGTATTTGGAAACAAACGTATGATTTTTGCATTTTTAATGACTGCAATGGGGTACGGAGGAACATTTGTTGTTTTCACGTATCTATCCCCGATCTTACAGCAGATTGCAGGATTTAAGGAATCAACGGTCACTTTTATTCTCCTTATCTATGGAATCGCAATTGCGCTAGGAAACCTTCTGGGTGGAAAAACAGCCAATAAAAATCCCCTGAAGGCACTTCTGTGGATGTTTGCAGCACAGGGACTGGTATTGCTTGCCTTTTATTTTACAGCCGGCAGCCAGATTTTAAGTATCATCACCTTATTCCTTTTGGGAGGGCTATCTTTTGCAACCGTACCGGGACTTCAGCTTTTGGTGGTTCAGATTGCAGAAAAAGAGCTTCCCGGAACTGAAGATGTGGCATCAGGAATTAATATTGCGGCATTCAATATAGGAATTGCCATTGGTTCTTACACCGGAGGGATTATTGTAACTTCTTCTCTGGGACTGGCCAGCACACCGTGGATCGGAGCTTTATTTTTACTGGTTACCGTGTTAATTACGGTTTACAGTATCCGTTTAAGCAAAAACAAAAAATAATTTCACCTGTTTATATATTTTAAAGACTGCCTGTTATCGGGCAGTCTTTTGGTTTTTTAAACAGTTTTAATCATATCTCATGAATCCCGGAATCTGTAAAGACAAAGAATTTTCCATCTTTGGGAACATTTTTGGTATCCAGGCCGGTAAATTCACTGAAAGCGGGAAGCAGCAGCTGGTTTTTTGTCTGAACAAAACAAGGAAGCCTGATATTTTTAACAGAAGAACTCAGTACCACGCCCGGATGAATATGCCCTGTGATCTGAAATTCAGGTATCGTTGTATCAAAATCATGGATCATTGTAAAACCGTCAATTGTAAGGGAATCAGATTTAAAATTCAGGCATAATTTCTGTTCCAGTTCCTTGGATAAACGGTCATGATTGCCTTTGATAAGATAAAAAAGAAGATCAGGATACTGATTTCTCCAATTGCAGAACTCGTCAACATCTGAATTATCTCCGGCATGAAGCAGATCCCCAACCACAATGAACTTTTCGGGCTGAAAATATTCAATAAGAACGGAAAGCCTTTCCAGATCACTTTTCATGATATGATTGGCCAGTGCAATGCCATTTTTCCTGAAATGAGCAGTTTTTCCAATATGAAGATCGGAGAGAATCAATGCTTTCTCTTTTTTCCAAAATGCTGCCCGTTGGTTGGTTAAAGTGAAAACTTCGTTGTTTATACTGATATTTTTTACTGCAATGTTCAATTTTTGTATTGATATATTAATGATTTTTCAGCTACCCCGTATTTTGCTATGTAAAATCCACCCTTTCAGAGAAGGGGAATTATGCAATCCCGGACCCCGGTACCACGAAACTAGATAATCAACCGTTTTTCCGAGCCTGTTCTACCATCCGTTTGATTCTTGCATCCAGACTTTCACTCGAAAGCGTCTGCCTTAAACTGTCTACTTTGATCGGGAAACTGAGCGGTGTAAAGGTATGGGAATATTTTAAAATGATTTTTGATTTTTCAATTCTTTTAAAAGCCTCCACAAGACGTGGTTCCTGAAGCTGCATATTGAAAACTTCGGTATAGGCCTGCCTCACAAGGAAATGATTGGGATCATAGTCTTCCAATACTTTAAAAATTAAACCTGCAGAACTCTGAAGTGATTTGTTGGAACGCTGTTTTCCTGCATAATTCTGGATCACCATTCCCGAGATCACTGCAATATCACGGAATTTACGTCTTGCCATTTCCGCCGAATTAATACTGGCTATAACATCATTCATCAGGTTTTCCCTGGTCAGGATTTTATCCAGATTACCTTCATTCAAAGGAATTTCCTTGTCACTGAATAGTTCAAAACCATAATCATTCATCGCCATAGAGAAAGAGATAGGGGCAAGTTTAGAAATGCGGTAGGCAATCAGCGCAGCCATTACTTCATGAACCAGACGGCCTTCAAAAGGATACATAAAAAGGTGATAGCCTTCGCGGTTTTTAATCAGCTCAACCAGAAATTCATCTTCTTTAGGAATATGGGAATTTTTTTCCTGATTGGCCAGTAAAGGATGAAGAAATTTCAGTTCTTTTTCTGATGCTTTAGGATTTAAGGTGTGAGAGAGTTTTTCCCTTAGAAAATGCCCCAGATTTGAGCTTAAAGGAAGCCTGCCGCCAAGATAACTCGGAGCCATGGCTTTTCCTTTTGCTGAACGCACATAAACCGTCATATCTTTGATCATGGCCACTTCAAGTGTTCGCCCGGCGAGAATAAATTTTTCCTCTTTTTTTAATTTTGAAATAAAATATTCTTCCACCATTCCGATATAACCGCCGGAAATAAATTTTACCTTCAGCATGGCATCACTTACGATAACGCCCATATTCATGCGGTGGAGCATAGCAATTTTCCGGGAAGTCACTCTATAAAGACCGTCTTCCATAATCACTATTTTGTGGAATTCTTCATAGCTTTTCAGAACGCTTCCGCCAATGGTGAGAAAATCGAGGATGCTTTTCCATTCTTCTGCGGTCATTTCCTGGAAAGCGTATATTTTTTTTATTCTTTCAAATGTTTCTTCAGGATAAAATCCGTCACCAACTGCCAGCGTCATCAGAAACTGAACAAGTACATCAAAGCATAAAACCTGTGGTTCACGGGGTTCTATTACTTTCTGCTTTACGGCTTCTTTTAGTGCTGCTACCTCGATCAGTTCAAGAGAATGAGTGGGAACACAGTAAATTTTAGAGGTTTCAAAAGGGGAGTGTCCGCTCCGTCCTGCCCGCTGTAGAAATCTTGCCACACCTTTTGCCGAACCAATCTGGATAACGGTATCTACGGGCTTAAAATCAATTCCGAGATCTAAAGAGGAAGTGGATACTACAGCTTTCAGTTTTCCTGCACTTAAGTTTTCTTCGATCCAGATGCGCAGATGGGCATCAATAGAACTGTGGTGAATAGCAATCTGACCGGCAAAATCAGGATAGGCATCCAGTAAAAGCTGATACCACATTTCACTCTGACTTCTTGTATTGGTAAAAACAATGGTAGATTTTGATTCAAGGATAATCGGGACAATTTTATCGGCTAATTTTGCTCCCAAATGTCCGGCCCAGGGAAGTATTTCAATCTCATCCGGAATTACCGGGAGAATATCTATTTTTTTATGTTCTTTGGCGGTGATCTTTGTTTTTTTAATGTCATATGGAATCAAAACGTCCATTGCTTCTTCCAGGTTTCCAATGGTTGCCGTAATTCCCCATATTTTTATTTCAGGAACATACTTTCTCAGTTGAGAGACAGCAAGTTCTACCATAACACCACGTTTTGAACCAAGCAATTCATGCCATTCATCTACTGCAACACACTTCATACTCTGGAAAAACCGGGCATGATTTTTCTGTCCCAGAAGCAGATGAAGGCTTTCAGGAGTAACAACCAGAATCTCAGGCATATTTCTGACCTGCTGCTGTCTTACTTTCGGATCGGTATCACCATTTCGTACTCCAACAGTCCAGTCGAGGCCAATTTCATCCATTGCTTCCTGCATAGCTTTGGCAATATCTTTAGACAGAGAGCGAAGGGGAGTGATCCAGATCATTTTCAGTCCTTTACCGTATTTTTCAGGATGATTCATAAAATCTGAGATCAGGGCAAGGAAAACTGAAAATGTTTTTCCGAAACCTGTTGGCGCAACAACCATTCCGCTATATCCGTTTCCGAATTTCTGCCAGGTGTCTATCTGAAATTTGAAAGGGGAAATATCTTTATCAGCCATCCACTGCTGAATGACCTTGAATCCGTTGGTATTTTCAAATGCTTTCAAATTATTGGATCAGTTTTTTTATTTCTTCCAGTTCATCAATTTCGTCTACGGTTTTATCTTTCCGCCATCTTACAATTCTTGGAAATCTTAAAGCAACTCCGCTTTTATGCCTGCTGCTGAATCCTATACCTTCAAAAGCAATTTCAAAAACCAGTTCAGCTTTCACCGTACGGACAGGCCCGAACTTTTCAATAGCATTTTTATTGACGAACTTACTGACTTCCATGATTTCTTTATCGGTAAGCCCTGAATATGCTTTTGCAATGGTCACCAGAGTGTCCCCGTTTTTTACGGCAAAGGTATAATCCGTGTAGTAGGCACTTCGTCTTCCGCTACCTTTCTGGGCATAAATCAAAACAGCATCAATCGTTAACGGGCTCACTTTCCATTTCCACCAATCGCCTTTTTTCCGTCCGGAATGATAGGGTGAGTTTTTCTGTTTTAGCATTAAGCCTTCACTGTTGATGTTTCTTGATTCTTCCCGCACTGTATTCAGATCTTCCCATTGAGCAAAATCAATGAGCTGTGAAAGTTTAATGTTGGGAGGAGTTTCATTCAACAGCAATTCTTCCAGCATGGCTCGCCTTGCAGCCATAGGTTTTTCCCGGAGGTCGGTTCCTTCAAGTTCCAGCAGATCATATACAAAAACTTCAATAGGAATATCCGTCAGCATTTTCTTTGTTAAAGTTTTCCTGTTTAATCTTTTCTGTAATTCATTAAAATTTAAAACATTAGCATCCTTTACCGCAAGTATTTCTCCATCTAAAACAAAATTACCTTTCATAGCCTGTACGGTCTCTTTTATTTCCGGGAACTGATCTGTTACCAGCTCTTCGCCTCTGGACCAGATAAAGACTTCATCATTCCTGCGGATAATCTGCCCGCGGATTCCGTCCCATTTATATTCTACCTGCCAGTCTTCCGGATTTCCAAGTTCTTCCGGTT includes the following:
- a CDS encoding TetR/AcrR family transcriptional regulator, translating into MKKSEATRLNILQKAFELIYTKGYQTTSVDEIIATTQVTKGAFYYHFKTKDEMGLAIINELLINNFRSTFIEPLQNSNDPLENIYNLVYSILMENDFLKVEYGCPASNFTQEMAPWNVDFTKALNELSKQWENAMIACIENGKKKGMVKADVNAREIAVFVMSGYWGVRNLGKLENSKYVYLIYLKGLKSYFNSL
- a CDS encoding MFS transporter; translated protein: MNYQKEIQVNTKSAMKSKGLPAALWALTISAFGIGTTEFVIVGLLPTVAGDLGISIPSAGLLVSLYAIGVAIGAPILTALTGKIPRKTLLISIMALFVIGNGLASVAPGFITLVMARILTGFAHGVYFSIGSTIAASLVPEEKRATAISIMFAGLTLAIVTGVPLGTFIGQHFGWRATFIGVSILGIIGLLASMLLVPKNLKSEQTASLKSLPKVFGNKRMIFAFLMTAMGYGGTFVVFTYLSPILQQIAGFKESTVTFILLIYGIAIALGNLLGGKTANKNPLKALLWMFAAQGLVLLAFYFTAGSQILSIITLFLLGGLSFATVPGLQLLVVQIAEKELPGTEDVASGINIAAFNIGIAIGSYTGGIIVTSSLGLASTPWIGALFLLVTVLITVYSIRLSKNKK
- the pdeM gene encoding ligase-associated DNA damage response endonuclease PdeM, with protein sequence MNIAVKNISINNEVFTLTNQRAAFWKKEKALILSDLHIGKTAHFRKNGIALANHIMKSDLERLSVLIEYFQPEKFIVVGDLLHAGDNSDVDEFCNWRNQYPDLLFYLIKGNHDRLSKELEQKLCLNFKSDSLTIDGFTMIHDFDTTIPEFQITGHIHPGVVLSSSVKNIRLPCFVQTKNQLLLPAFSEFTGLDTKNVPKDGKFFVFTDSGIHEI
- a CDS encoding ligase-associated DNA damage response DEXH box helicase, with the translated sequence MKAFENTNGFKVIQQWMADKDISPFKFQIDTWQKFGNGYSGMVVAPTGFGKTFSVFLALISDFMNHPEKYGKGLKMIWITPLRSLSKDIAKAMQEAMDEIGLDWTVGVRNGDTDPKVRQQQVRNMPEILVVTPESLHLLLGQKNHARFFQSMKCVAVDEWHELLGSKRGVMVELAVSQLRKYVPEIKIWGITATIGNLEEAMDVLIPYDIKKTKITAKEHKKIDILPVIPDEIEILPWAGHLGAKLADKIVPIILESKSTIVFTNTRSQSEMWYQLLLDAYPDFAGQIAIHHSSIDAHLRIWIEENLSAGKLKAVVSTSSLDLGIDFKPVDTVIQIGSAKGVARFLQRAGRSGHSPFETSKIYCVPTHSLELIEVAALKEAVKQKVIEPREPQVLCFDVLVQFLMTLAVGDGFYPEETFERIKKIYAFQEMTAEEWKSILDFLTIGGSVLKSYEEFHKIVIMEDGLYRVTSRKIAMLHRMNMGVIVSDAMLKVKFISGGYIGMVEEYFISKLKKEEKFILAGRTLEVAMIKDMTVYVRSAKGKAMAPSYLGGRLPLSSNLGHFLREKLSHTLNPKASEKELKFLHPLLANQEKNSHIPKEDEFLVELIKNREGYHLFMYPFEGRLVHEVMAALIAYRISKLAPISFSMAMNDYGFELFSDKEIPLNEGNLDKILTRENLMNDVIASINSAEMARRKFRDIAVISGMVIQNYAGKQRSNKSLQSSAGLIFKVLEDYDPNHFLVRQAYTEVFNMQLQEPRLVEAFKRIEKSKIILKYSHTFTPLSFPIKVDSLRQTLSSESLDARIKRMVEQARKNG
- a CDS encoding ATP-dependent DNA ligase; this translates as MKHFADLINALETTNKTNAKIDAIIDYLERAPDEDKVWFIALFTGKRPKRNVNTNYMKEWALEIAQLPFWLFQESYSSVGDLGETISLILPPPSEKIDRTLSRWMTDIVGLKDKSDAEKKEFVLKSWNGLDYTERLIFNKLLGGSFRIGVSDKTLINALTKFSSQESSTLMHSLMGKWIPGEVSFKELISAENVNPDNSKPYPFCLAYPLEKEPEELGNPEDWQVEYKWDGIRGQIIRRNDEVFIWSRGEELVTDQFPEIKETVQAMKGNFVLDGEILAVKDANVLNFNELQKRLNRKTLTKKMLTDIPIEVFVYDLLELEGTDLREKPMAARRAMLEELLLNETPPNIKLSQLIDFAQWEDLNTVREESRNINSEGLMLKQKNSPYHSGRKKGDWWKWKVSPLTIDAVLIYAQKGSGRRSAYYTDYTFAVKNGDTLVTIAKAYSGLTDKEIMEVSKFVNKNAIEKFGPVRTVKAELVFEIAFEGIGFSSRHKSGVALRFPRIVRWRKDKTVDEIDELEEIKKLIQ